One Antiquaquibacter oligotrophicus genomic region harbors:
- a CDS encoding sulfate/molybdate ABC transporter ATP-binding protein, translating to MTQRARALEATISVPRDAFTVEVELHVEPGEPLCIVGPNGAGKSTILGALAGTVHAHGSIRVGARDVITAPIEARRMGYVFQDYLLFPHLTVIENVAFGPRSRGVARDEARERASSWLQRFGVHDLAQRRPSELSGGQAQRVALARALAAEPDVLLLDEPLAALDVEVRDEVRSELRRHLREWGGIAVLVTHDAADVRSLAHDVMVLERGRVTQRGTLDGLRRHPATDYVRRLTGAQSE from the coding sequence ATGACGCAGCGTGCCCGCGCTCTCGAGGCAACGATCTCGGTGCCCCGTGACGCCTTCACCGTTGAGGTCGAGCTCCACGTGGAGCCAGGCGAGCCGCTGTGCATCGTCGGTCCGAACGGAGCGGGTAAGTCGACGATCCTCGGAGCGCTCGCCGGTACGGTGCACGCCCACGGGTCGATTCGTGTCGGCGCGCGAGACGTCATCACCGCACCCATCGAGGCTCGGCGAATGGGCTACGTGTTCCAGGACTACCTGCTCTTTCCGCACCTGACCGTTATCGAGAACGTGGCCTTCGGGCCCCGTTCTCGAGGGGTTGCTCGCGATGAAGCCCGCGAACGTGCATCCTCGTGGTTGCAGCGATTCGGGGTTCACGATCTCGCGCAGCGTCGCCCGTCCGAACTGTCGGGAGGTCAAGCGCAACGTGTGGCACTCGCCCGCGCTCTCGCCGCTGAACCCGACGTGCTGCTCCTCGATGAACCCCTCGCGGCGCTCGACGTGGAAGTCCGCGACGAGGTGCGCTCCGAGCTGCGTCGTCACCTCCGCGAGTGGGGTGGGATCGCGGTGCTCGTCACCCACGATGCGGCCGACGTGCGCTCGCTCGCGCACGACGTCATGGTGCTCGAACGCGGCAGGGTGACGCAGCGCGGGACGCTCGACGGGCTGCGGCGGCATCCGGCGACCGACTACGTGCGTCGCCTGACGGGCGCCCAGTCCGAATAG